Proteins co-encoded in one Streptococcus ruminicola genomic window:
- a CDS encoding N-acetyltransferase — translation MEYIQVTKDNLEKEHICCAISNNKDAQVSSKKAWLSERFDDGLVFLKSVERGKCFIEYIPAEKAWNPIEAEDYMYIDCLWVSGSLKGHGYSTDLLEACIADSKAKGKNGLCILAAAKKKPFLADPKYLAYKGFKVADEADNGIQLWYLPFSDDAKVPNFKACAKHPHIEKSGYVLYYTSQCPFNAKYVPILEATAKQEGISFKAIQITDRKTAQAAPTPITTYALFYNGDYVTNEQMNAKKFLKLVSKVGG, via the coding sequence ATGGAATACATCCAAGTGACAAAAGATAATTTAGAAAAGGAGCATATTTGCTGTGCTATTTCTAACAACAAAGACGCTCAAGTCTCGTCTAAAAAAGCTTGGTTATCTGAGCGCTTTGATGATGGACTTGTTTTTCTAAAAAGTGTTGAACGTGGCAAGTGTTTTATCGAGTATATCCCTGCAGAAAAGGCTTGGAATCCCATTGAGGCAGAAGATTACATGTATATTGATTGTCTCTGGGTTTCGGGTTCTTTAAAAGGTCATGGTTATTCGACTGATTTGCTGGAGGCTTGTATCGCTGATAGCAAAGCAAAAGGGAAGAATGGCTTGTGTATCTTAGCAGCAGCTAAGAAGAAACCATTTCTTGCTGATCCAAAGTATTTAGCCTACAAAGGTTTTAAGGTGGCTGATGAAGCTGATAATGGCATTCAACTTTGGTATCTGCCGTTTTCCGATGATGCTAAAGTACCAAACTTTAAAGCTTGTGCCAAACACCCTCACATCGAAAAATCAGGTTATGTTTTGTATTACACCAGCCAATGTCCTTTTAATGCGAAATACGTTCCAATCCTTGAAGCAACAGCTAAGCAAGAAGGGATTTCTTTTAAGGCTATTCAAATTACGGATAGGAAAACAGCGCAAGCTGCGCCGACACCCATAACGACCTACGCTCTTTTTTACAACGGGGATTATGTCACAAATGAGCAGATGAATGCCAAAAAATTTTTAAAACTCGTCTCAAAAGTTGGAGGATAA
- a CDS encoding nucleoside deaminase, translating to MDNEYMQKAIEEAYEGIKKGDGGPFGAVIVKDGKIIASGHNMVLAHHDPTAHGEVTAIRAAGQKLGTHDLSGTTLFTTGEPCPMCLAACLWANIDKVYYGCTIADNAMIGFRDQRFDELMGGRKNLPEDYLVQLSHDDCLKLFKDYQNMQHNLY from the coding sequence ATGGATAATGAATACATGCAAAAGGCTATTGAAGAGGCTTACGAAGGGATTAAAAAGGGAGATGGTGGCCCCTTTGGTGCAGTTATCGTAAAAGATGGTAAGATCATTGCTAGTGGGCATAACATGGTTCTAGCTCACCACGATCCAACAGCACATGGAGAAGTAACGGCAATCAGAGCAGCAGGTCAAAAACTTGGCACGCATGATTTGTCAGGAACAACTTTGTTTACAACTGGAGAGCCGTGTCCAATGTGTCTAGCAGCTTGTCTTTGGGCAAATATTGATAAAGTATATTATGGTTGTACGATTGCTGATAATGCCATGATTGGTTTTCGTGACCAACGCTTTGATGAGCTTATGGGAGGACGAAAAAATCTCCCTGAAGATTACCTTGTTCAACTTAGTCATGATGATTGTTTGAAACTTTTTAAAGATTATCAAAACATGCAACATAATCTCTACTAA
- a CDS encoding alpha/beta fold hydrolase codes for MLCHEFGDSSKTIIILLPGTMCHWKANFEKVIPRLLSDFFVLVVSYTGFDGEDREDFQSILAEVQKIEEMIQQNYQGKIFAAYGSSLGGTLVAQLVARKKVIMSKAIIGSSDFDQENHLLAFLKGKLLVMLMHPFLKNGYFVPNVCKAIFKKSLLKILM; via the coding sequence ATGTTATGTCATGAATTTGGTGATTCTTCAAAAACGATTATCATCTTGTTACCAGGAACCATGTGTCACTGGAAAGCGAATTTTGAGAAAGTGATTCCACGATTGCTGTCAGATTTTTTTGTCCTTGTTGTTTCGTATACAGGATTTGATGGTGAGGATAGGGAGGATTTTCAATCAATTTTGGCTGAGGTTCAAAAGATTGAAGAGATGATTCAGCAAAATTATCAAGGAAAAATTTTTGCAGCTTATGGTTCATCACTTGGTGGAACACTTGTCGCACAGCTTGTGGCACGAAAGAAAGTGATAATGTCAAAAGCAATTATTGGTAGTTCGGATTTTGACCAAGAGAATCATCTATTAGCCTTTTTAAAGGGAAAATTGCTAGTAATGCTAATGCATCCTTTTTTGAAAAACGGGTATTTTGTTCCAAATGTGTGCAAAGCTATTTTCAAAAAGAGTCTTCTAAAGATTCTTATGTGA
- a CDS encoding GNAT family N-acetyltransferase, with amino-acid sequence MAAIEYKAIHDFRCSDLERLFLSVEWSSGHYPEKLVLAMQNFNTVYSAWDGDQLVGMICAMDDGVMNAYIHYLLVDPAYQGHTIGSKLIQLVKEKYKSFMRIAVIGYNKEIDFYENCGFVKSENCSALFITSLWT; translated from the coding sequence ATGGCGGCTATTGAATACAAAGCAATTCATGACTTTAGGTGCAGTGATTTGGAGCGTTTATTTCTTTCAGTAGAATGGTCATCAGGGCATTATCCTGAAAAGCTTGTTCTGGCTATGCAGAATTTTAATACTGTCTATTCGGCTTGGGATGGCGACCAATTAGTTGGCATGATTTGTGCTATGGATGATGGGGTGATGAATGCTTATATTCATTATTTGCTTGTTGATCCTGCCTATCAAGGTCACACGATTGGAAGTAAGTTGATTCAACTGGTCAAAGAAAAATACAAATCTTTTATGAGAATTGCTGTGATTGGCTACAATAAGGAGATTGATTTCTATGAAAATTGTGGCTTTGTCAAAAGCGAAAATTGTTCAGCTTTGTTTATCACCTCTTTATGGACGTAA
- a CDS encoding ASCH domain-containing protein — protein MNIENLEKWHFELTEKACNSLLDLVLKGQKRATSSSLAAFELGDETMPKEGELSVITDWDGNPRCVVRTKKLHILPYEEITYDLAKLEGEDETLDSWKRSHERFFTREGEMLGYHFSPQMSVVFEEFEVVEVL, from the coding sequence ATGAACATCGAAAATCTTGAAAAATGGCATTTCGAGCTGACCGAGAAAGCTTGTAATAGTTTGCTTGATTTGGTTTTAAAAGGTCAGAAAAGAGCGACGTCAAGCAGCTTAGCAGCTTTTGAACTTGGTGATGAAACTATGCCAAAAGAAGGAGAGTTAAGTGTCATTACTGATTGGGATGGCAATCCTCGTTGTGTGGTGAGAACAAAGAAATTGCACATTCTTCCTTATGAAGAAATCACTTATGACCTTGCTAAGCTTGAAGGCGAAGATGAGACATTAGACTCTTGGAAAAGAAGCCACGAGCGTTTCTTCACTCGTGAGGGAGAGATGCTTGGGTATCACTTTTCACCACAAATGTCAGTTGTCTTTGAAGAGTTTGAAGTTGTAGAAGTTTTGTAG
- a CDS encoding NAD-dependent epimerase/dehydratase family protein, producing MKTVLVTGGTVFVSKYTAAYFAKKGYDVYVLNRNTKTQVEGVTVIQADRHDLGNRLKSLHFDIVLDVTAYNANDISCLVEAIGSFETYIMISSSSVYPDDGAQPFLETSQLGENKFWGQYGLDKIAAEKRLLELVPEAYILRPPYLYGPMNNVYREAFVFDCAKDDLPFYLPRHGELKLQFFYIKDLCRMMEAIIEKRPTEHLYNVGNTEVISTRQWVKLCYACSNKIPEFIEVFDEVDQRNYFSFYDYEFFLDVKRQEKLLPELTPLEIGLKESYTWYENHVFDVKKKPFFDYIEKHLKGNSKN from the coding sequence ATGAAAACAGTACTTGTAACGGGGGGCACAGTTTTTGTTAGCAAGTATACAGCGGCTTATTTTGCTAAAAAAGGCTATGACGTCTATGTGCTCAATCGAAATACCAAGACACAAGTTGAAGGCGTGACTGTGATTCAAGCTGACCGACATGATTTGGGTAATCGATTGAAGAGTCTCCATTTCGATATCGTTTTGGATGTGACAGCTTATAACGCTAATGACATTTCTTGTTTAGTAGAAGCAATAGGCTCATTTGAAACATATATCATGATTAGTTCAAGTTCTGTTTATCCAGATGACGGCGCGCAACCATTTTTAGAAACCTCTCAACTTGGTGAAAATAAATTCTGGGGCCAGTATGGTCTAGATAAGATTGCAGCAGAAAAACGTTTGCTTGAGCTGGTTCCAGAAGCTTATATTTTACGTCCACCATATCTATACGGACCGATGAATAATGTCTATCGCGAAGCTTTTGTCTTTGATTGTGCTAAGGATGATTTGCCATTTTATCTGCCACGCCACGGTGAATTAAAATTACAATTCTTTTATATTAAGGATTTGTGCCGCATGATGGAAGCTATTATTGAAAAGCGGCCAACAGAACACCTCTATAACGTAGGAAATACTGAAGTTATAAGTACTCGCCAGTGGGTGAAGCTCTGCTATGCCTGCAGCAATAAAATTCCAGAATTCATCGAAGTCTTTGATGAGGTCGATCAGCGCAATTACTTTAGTTTTTACGACTATGAGTTCTTTTTAGATGTCAAAAGGCAAGAGAAATTATTACCAGAGCTAACACCTCTAGAAATTGGCTTAAAAGAATCCTACACATGGTATGAAAACCACGTCTTCGACGTCAAAAAGAAACCATTTTTTGATTATATTGAAAAACATTTGAAGGGAAACAGTAAAAACTAA
- a CDS encoding alpha/beta fold hydrolase → MKVVEVGQENQDVIVLLHGGGLSWWQYQAQMDLLCENYHVVLPILDGHAGSDADFTSIEDNAKRLLDYIDKTYGGSVFLIAGLSLGGQILLEMLALRKDICQYAIVESAAIIPDKLTAGLVAPLFSMSFPLIKKKWFAKMQFRSLGIRADLFEHYYEDTVKLSKQNLIAFTKASSLYQVKKNLKNSLARVRIIVGEKETKKMHASARYLHDLLPDSRLEIKAGLAHGQYAINQPDLYVKELLENL, encoded by the coding sequence ATGAAAGTTGTTGAAGTTGGTCAAGAAAATCAAGACGTTATCGTGTTACTTCACGGTGGCGGTTTGTCGTGGTGGCAATATCAAGCTCAGATGGATTTGCTGTGTGAAAACTATCATGTGGTTTTGCCAATTCTTGATGGACATGCTGGAAGTGATGCTGATTTTACAAGCATTGAAGATAATGCTAAGCGACTTCTGGATTATATTGATAAAACCTACGGTGGTTCAGTTTTTCTGATTGCTGGTTTGTCGCTAGGTGGTCAGATTCTTTTAGAAATGCTTGCTTTGCGAAAAGATATTTGTCAGTACGCTATTGTAGAAAGTGCTGCCATTATTCCAGATAAATTGACAGCAGGTTTGGTCGCTCCGCTATTTTCGATGAGTTTTCCTTTGATTAAGAAGAAGTGGTTTGCAAAGATGCAGTTTCGCTCCCTTGGCATTCGAGCTGATTTGTTTGAACACTATTATGAGGACACGGTGAAACTTTCTAAGCAAAATTTGATTGCTTTTACAAAAGCAAGTAGCTTGTATCAAGTAAAGAAAAATTTGAAGAATTCGTTAGCGCGTGTTCGCATTATTGTGGGAGAAAAAGAAACTAAAAAGATGCATGCTTCAGCAAGGTATTTACATGATCTTTTACCAGACAGTCGCTTGGAAATCAAAGCTGGTCTGGCTCACGGTCAATATGCGATTAACCAGCCAGATTTATATGTGAAAGAACTCTTGGAGAACTTATGA
- a CDS encoding GNAT family N-acetyltransferase yields MIELKPLVSSDRERFIKDNQEAFNYGALEEFGLRDDHFEEDGQIISRETIEESIDSGEAYRILDDGKVVGGVVVRIEGDRGDLDLLFVSPKCHSKGVGYGAWCQIEKMFPQVKIWETVTPYFEKRNIHFYVNRCGFKIVEFFNSHHKDPNDDEASEMFRFEKHL; encoded by the coding sequence ATGATTGAGTTGAAACCACTTGTTTCAAGTGACCGTGAACGATTTATTAAAGATAACCAAGAAGCTTTTAATTATGGAGCTTTAGAGGAATTTGGTCTTCGAGATGACCATTTTGAAGAAGATGGTCAAATCATCTCTCGAGAGACAATTGAAGAATCCATAGATAGTGGAGAAGCCTACCGTATCCTTGATGATGGAAAGGTTGTCGGTGGTGTTGTAGTCCGTATTGAGGGAGATAGAGGAGATTTGGATTTGCTTTTTGTTTCTCCAAAATGCCACAGTAAGGGAGTTGGCTACGGCGCTTGGTGTCAAATTGAAAAGATGTTTCCTCAGGTGAAAATCTGGGAAACCGTGACGCCATATTTTGAAAAACGTAACATTCATTTTTATGTGAATCGCTGTGGGTTTAAGATTGTTGAATTCTTTAACAGCCATCACAAAGATCCAAATGATGATGAGGCTTCAGAAATGTTTCGATTTGAAAAGCACTTATAG
- a CDS encoding TfoX/Sxy family protein, whose product MASSKEYLVFILDKLSEIPEISYRSMMGEYILYYRGKVIGGIYDNRFLIKPTKSATALLPEARLELPYDGAKKMLLVDQLDDKALLSRLLQAMYEELPEPKKKGN is encoded by the coding sequence ATGGCATCGAGTAAAGAATACTTAGTTTTTATATTGGACAAACTTTCAGAAATTCCAGAGATTTCCTACCGTTCAATGATGGGAGAATACATCCTTTATTACCGTGGTAAGGTCATTGGTGGGATTTATGACAATCGTTTTTTGATTAAACCAACTAAGTCTGCTACAGCTTTATTACCAGAAGCAAGGCTTGAACTTCCCTATGATGGTGCTAAAAAGATGCTTTTAGTCGATCAACTTGATGACAAAGCTTTACTCAGCCGCTTGTTGCAAGCCATGTACGAAGAACTGCCAGAACCTAAGAAAAAAGGAAACTAG
- a CDS encoding SulP family inorganic anion transporter → MDAFKYIKPKLFSTLKNYSGAQFAKDLVAGIIVAIIALPLSIALAIASGVNPEQGLYTAVVAGFFISFLGGSRVQIGGPTAAFVVIIYGIIAQYGMAGLTIATFLAGIMMIVMGLLRFGDLIKFIPKTITVGFTLGIAVGIFVGQLKDFFGLSMGAVPAEFVEKMVAYAQHINTINWPTLLIGMIALLIQIFWPRVSQKIPGSLVAIIVTTALVGFGHMSVKTIGDLYTIKAGLPSFTMPELSFGLIRQMISPAFTIAILASIESLLSCVVSDGMIGSHHRSNAELVGQGVGNMMSALFGGIPATGAIARTAANVKNGGRTPIAGMTHAVTLLLILLFLMPYASLIPMSCLASILIMVAYNMSGWRTFVHMLKKAPKSDIAVLVITLVLTVFFDLVVAIEFGMVLAAFLFLKRMSDVAAVRQWVDKDSLDDAELSENTDLKHVPSNTVVYEIFGSLFFGAANDFLNFTHEEGKNVLILRMRNVPAMDISGLEALEETLEICKKRGMTLILSHVNKQPYRVMEKAGFIEKVGQENLCENIDASLKRAATLAK, encoded by the coding sequence ATGGACGCTTTTAAGTATATTAAGCCAAAACTGTTTAGTACTCTTAAAAATTATTCGGGTGCACAGTTTGCAAAAGACCTTGTTGCGGGGATTATTGTGGCGATCATTGCCCTACCATTGTCAATTGCTTTAGCGATTGCATCAGGTGTTAATCCAGAACAAGGTCTTTATACTGCAGTTGTCGCAGGTTTTTTTATTTCATTTTTAGGTGGTAGTCGTGTTCAAATCGGTGGACCGACAGCAGCGTTTGTTGTTATCATCTATGGTATCATTGCTCAATATGGTATGGCAGGTCTTACCATTGCAACATTCTTAGCTGGTATTATGATGATTGTCATGGGGCTTCTTCGTTTTGGAGACTTGATTAAATTCATCCCTAAAACAATCACAGTTGGGTTCACATTAGGTATTGCTGTCGGAATCTTTGTTGGTCAACTAAAAGATTTCTTCGGACTAAGCATGGGTGCTGTTCCAGCTGAGTTTGTTGAGAAAATGGTAGCTTACGCTCAACACATCAATACAATCAACTGGCCTACACTTTTGATTGGTATGATTGCATTGCTTATCCAAATCTTCTGGCCACGTGTTTCTCAAAAAATCCCAGGTTCTCTTGTTGCTATTATCGTGACAACAGCTCTTGTTGGATTTGGTCACATGTCAGTTAAAACAATCGGTGACTTGTACACTATCAAAGCTGGTTTACCGTCATTTACAATGCCTGAATTGTCATTTGGTCTTATCCGTCAAATGATTTCACCAGCCTTTACAATTGCAATTTTGGCATCTATCGAATCACTTCTTTCATGTGTGGTTTCAGATGGTATGATTGGTAGTCACCACCGTTCAAATGCTGAATTGGTCGGACAAGGTGTTGGTAACATGATGTCTGCTCTATTTGGTGGTATCCCTGCTACAGGTGCTATCGCTCGTACAGCAGCCAACGTTAAAAATGGTGGTCGTACACCAATCGCTGGTATGACTCACGCTGTGACATTGCTCTTGATCCTCTTGTTCTTGATGCCTTACGCATCACTTATCCCAATGAGCTGTCTTGCTTCAATCTTGATTATGGTTGCTTATAACATGAGTGGATGGCGTACATTTGTTCACATGCTTAAAAAAGCACCTAAGAGTGATATTGCTGTTTTGGTAATTACACTTGTGTTAACAGTCTTCTTTGACCTTGTTGTAGCCATCGAATTTGGTATGGTTTTGGCTGCCTTCTTATTCCTTAAACGTATGTCAGACGTTGCCGCAGTTCGTCAATGGGTTGATAAAGATAGCCTTGATGACGCTGAACTTTCAGAAAACACTGATTTGAAACATGTGCCAAGTAACACAGTTGTTTATGAAATCTTTGGTTCATTGTTCTTCGGTGCAGCAAATGACTTCCTTAACTTCACTCATGAAGAAGGCAAAAATGTTTTGATTCTTCGTATGCGTAATGTGCCTGCTATGGATATTTCAGGACTTGAAGCTCTTGAAGAAACACTTGAAATCTGCAAAAAACGTGGCATGACATTGATTTTATCTCACGTTAATAAACAACCATATCGTGTGATGGAAAAAGCTGGCTTTA